Genomic segment of Anaerolineales bacterium:
GTGAAAATCGGCGGTCTGGCGGACGTCGCCGGCGCTCTGCCGGCGGAATTGCGCCGCCGCGGACACGACGTACGCCTGGTCCTGCCCCTGCATCCTGCCCTGCGCGCCCGCGCCGCCGGATGGAAGCCGGCCGTGCGCCCGGCCGTCCCGGCTCGCGGTTCGGCGATGCAGGCCGACGTCTACCAGATGGAATTGGACGGGGTGCCCCTTTACCTCGTCGACGGCCCGCCTCTGCGCGCTTCGGAATCGGTCTACCATTCGGATTCCGGGCGCGACGCGCCCAAATATGTATTCTTCTCGCTGGCGTCCCTGGAACTCGCCCGCGCGCTGGACTGGAAGCCCGACCTCGTCCACGCCAACGATTGGCACACCGCGGCGGCCAACCTGTGGCTGGCCGGACGCGGACGGCAGGACCGCTTCTTTACGGACGTGGGTTCGGTGCTCTCGATCCACAACCTGCCTTACCTCGGACACAATGCCGGATGGGCGCTGGCCCAGTTCGGCCTGGGCGTGCCGCCTCCCGCTCCGCCGGCGGCCCGCGGTGCGGCCGAGCCGGACGCGGAGGACCGCTTCGGCGCGCTTCCGGATTGGGCCTACTCCGCGCTGCTTCCGCTCGGCATCGCCGCGGCCGATATGATCGTCGCCGTCAGCCGCTCCTATGCCGAGGAAATCCTCACCCCGGAATTCGGCGCGGGGCTCGAGGATTACCTGCGCGCTCAGCGCGGCAGGTTGACGGGCATCCGCAACGGGATCGATACGGACCTCTGGAACCCGGCCGCGGACCCGCGCCTTGCCGAGCGTTTCGACTCCGGTTCGCTCGAGCGGCGCGCGGCGAACAAAACCGCCCTCCAGCAAAAAATGGGACTCGATCCCGAACCCGCGGTCCCGCTGATCGGCATCGTCAGCCGGCTTAACGAACAAAAAGGGATCGACCTGGCCCTGTCCGCGCTCGAATGCTGGTGCGGCCGCGGCAACCAGGCGGTGATCCTCGGCGCGGGGGATCCGCGGCTGGAACAGCAATGCCGGACGTTCGCCGCCCGGCACCGCGGCCGGGCGGCGATGGAAGCCGGGCATCACGAGGATCTGGCCGCGTGGATCTACGGCGGATCGGATTTTTTCATGATTCCCTCGCGCTACGAGCCGTGCGGCGTCACCCAGATGATCGCTATGCGCTACGGCAGCCTGCCGGTCGTCCGCGCGGTGGGCGGATTGAAAGATACGGTTCTGGACCTTTCCCACGCGGAGGGAACCGGACTGGTGTTCGCCGAGGCGTCCGCCGCGGCCGCCGGCCTGGCCCTCGGCCGGGCCGAGGAATTGTTCCGCCAGCGGGAGCGCTGCGCCGCCGCCAGGGCCCGGGGCATGGCCATGGATTTCAGCTGGTCGCGGTCGGTTGAGGAATACCTGACGGTTTACCGGCGCGTGCTGGAACAGTGAGCGGGGAGGACAACCTTTTCACCGCAAAGGCGCACAGAACGCAAAGCAGATTTTTTTTGCTCAACCAGCGATCATCGTGTAGGCATGAATTCGGCCGGCATCCAGTAACCGTCGAAAACCACTGACGCCCAACTTCGAGCACCCCCGCTTCCCCCGGCGAAAACCACGCCGAGGGCGGGCGCCGGAATGACGAACAAATCCGCGAACGACGGGGACGCTTGCTTGAGATCCTTGTACGGAAATGGGCGGCCCAAGCAGTGACGTTTTTTTTCCGCGTTCTCTGCATCTCAGTGGTTTGTAATCCATCATCACGTATGAATCATCAACGCAAAGCCGGCATCCTGCTCCACCCGACCTCGCTCCCCGGCCCGTACGGGATCGGAGACCTCGGCCCGCAGGCACGCGCCTGGTTGGATTTTCTCGCCGCGGCCGGGCAGACGGTTTGGCAGATTCTGCCGTTGAGCCCGGCCGGCTGGGGCAATTCCCCCTACCAAGCCTTGTCCGATTTCGCCGGCAACCCGCTGTGGATTAGCCCGGAGGACCTGCTGGCGGACGGTCTGCTCTCTGCGGCGGACATCGGGGATCCTCCCCGCTTCGCCGCGGGTCCGGCGGATTTCATCGGCGCCCGGGAATTCAAATCGCGCCTGCTTCGGCAAGCGCACGCGCGTCTCCGGGCCGGCGGGGTTGGGCGGCTGAATCCGGAGTTCGAGCGGTTCCGCGAGGAGGAAAAACCCTGGCTGGAAGATTTTTGCACTTTCCTGGCCTTGAAGCGGGCGCATGCGGACCGACCGTGGTGGGAGTGGGAAAGGGATTCGGCGTTTTTCCTACCGGACGCCGTACGGCGCGCGCGCGCGAACCTTGCCGAGGAGATGGAGGAGATTGCCTTCGAGCAATTTCTTTTCCGGCGGCAATGGGAGGCACTGCGGGAACACGCGCGGCGGAAGGGGATCCTCGTCCTCGGCGATCTGCCGATGTATTGCGCGCTCGACAGCGCCGAAGTGTGGTCCGCCAGGCGGTATTTTCAAGTCGATCGCGGCGGCCTTCCGTCGGTCCAGGCCGGAGTTCCGCCGGATTATTTTTCCCCCACCGGCCAGCTGTGGGGGAACCCGATATTCGATTGGGAAAAATTACAAACCGAAG
This window contains:
- a CDS encoding glycogen synthase → MAEQNQKFLKILFLAAEAAPLVKIGGLADVAGALPAELRRRGHDVRLVLPLHPALRARAAGWKPAVRPAVPARGSAMQADVYQMELDGVPLYLVDGPPLRASESVYHSDSGRDAPKYVFFSLASLELARALDWKPDLVHANDWHTAAANLWLAGRGRQDRFFTDVGSVLSIHNLPYLGHNAGWALAQFGLGVPPPAPPAARGAAEPDAEDRFGALPDWAYSALLPLGIAAADMIVAVSRSYAEEILTPEFGAGLEDYLRAQRGRLTGIRNGIDTDLWNPAADPRLAERFDSGSLERRAANKTALQQKMGLDPEPAVPLIGIVSRLNEQKGIDLALSALECWCGRGNQAVILGAGDPRLEQQCRTFAARHRGRAAMEAGHHEDLAAWIYGGSDFFMIPSRYEPCGVTQMIAMRYGSLPVVRAVGGLKDTVLDLSHAEGTGLVFAEASAAAAGLALGRAEELFRQRERCAAARARGMAMDFSWSRSVEEYLTVYRRVLEQ
- the malQ gene encoding 4-alpha-glucanotransferase translates to MNHQRKAGILLHPTSLPGPYGIGDLGPQARAWLDFLAAAGQTVWQILPLSPAGWGNSPYQALSDFAGNPLWISPEDLLADGLLSAADIGDPPRFAAGPADFIGAREFKSRLLRQAHARLRAGGVGRLNPEFERFREEEKPWLEDFCTFLALKRAHADRPWWEWERDSAFFLPDAVRRARANLAEEMEEIAFEQFLFRRQWEALREHARRKGILVLGDLPMYCALDSAEVWSARRYFQVDRGGLPSVQAGVPPDYFSPTGQLWGNPIFDWEKLQTEGFAWWIRRARAALDRADLVRLDHFRGYAAYWAVPAGRATAEDGRWLPGPGEELFARLRQAIGGLPFLAEDLGVITEDVVALRERLRLPGMAVLQFAFDGKPENPFLPDNIGLHTAAYTGTHDNDTILGWYRSLSEAERRRADRYRPGGGDVAWDFIRLAWESAAETAVCPLQDLLGLGAEARMNRPGRAEGNWGWRFRGGDLRPDLAGRLRELTGSSGRMAEPAGDPPG